One part of the Clostridium thermosuccinogenes genome encodes these proteins:
- the rplA gene encoding 50S ribosomal protein L1 has translation MKRSKRYLEVIKLVDKSKLYDPAEALELVKATAKAKFDETVEVHMKMGVDSRHADQQVRGAVVLPHGTGKKVKVLVFAKGEKAKEAEQAGADYVGAEDLVAKIQNENWFDFDVVVATPDMMGVVGRLGKVLGPKGLMPNPKSGTVTMDVSKAIADIKAGKIEYRLDRENNIRCPIGKASFTVEQLKDNFTTLMDAVIKAKPAAAKGQYIKSVVIASTMGPGIKINNQKLVE, from the coding sequence ATGAAGAGATCAAAAAGATATTTAGAAGTCATCAAGCTTGTTGACAAGTCAAAGCTTTACGACCCGGCAGAAGCATTGGAACTTGTAAAGGCAACAGCAAAAGCAAAGTTCGATGAGACTGTTGAGGTTCATATGAAGATGGGTGTTGACTCAAGGCATGCGGATCAGCAGGTAAGAGGCGCTGTTGTGCTTCCTCACGGAACCGGTAAAAAGGTTAAAGTGCTGGTTTTCGCAAAAGGAGAAAAAGCCAAGGAGGCAGAACAAGCCGGTGCTGATTATGTAGGCGCTGAGGATTTGGTTGCCAAGATCCAGAATGAAAACTGGTTCGATTTTGATGTTGTAGTTGCCACTCCGGATATGATGGGTGTGGTTGGTAGACTGGGTAAGGTTTTGGGACCAAAGGGATTGATGCCAAACCCGAAATCAGGAACTGTTACAATGGATGTTTCAAAAGCCATAGCTGACATCAAAGCCGGTAAGATCGAATACAGGCTTGACAGGGAAAACAACATACGTTGTCCTATTGGTAAGGCATCCTTTACAGTGGAACAGCTCAAGGATAACTTCACAACACTTATGGACGCCGTAATCAAAGCAAAACCGGCAGCTGCAAAAGGTCAGTATATCAAGAGTGTTGTGATTGCATCAACCATGGGCCCTGGTATTAAAATAAATAATCAGAAACTTGTAGAATAA
- the rplK gene encoding 50S ribosomal protein L11, producing MAKKIAGYVKLQIPAGKATPAPPVGPALGQHGVNIMGFCKEFNERTAKDAGLIIPVIITVYADRSFSFITKTPPASVLLKKACKIESGSGKPNREKVAKISRAEVRKIAEMKMPDLNAATIEAAERMIAGTARSMGIVVED from the coding sequence ATGGCAAAGAAAATTGCTGGATACGTAAAACTTCAAATTCCTGCGGGAAAGGCTACTCCGGCTCCACCGGTTGGACCAGCTTTAGGACAGCATGGCGTAAATATAATGGGATTCTGTAAGGAGTTTAATGAAAGGACTGCAAAGGATGCAGGTTTGATTATACCTGTAATAATAACTGTTTATGCGGACAGATCTTTTTCGTTTATTACAAAAACTCCGCCGGCTTCCGTACTGTTGAAGAAAGCATGCAAAATCGAAAGCGGTTCCGGTAAGCCAAACAGGGAAAAGGTTGCAAAGATCTCGAGGGCGGAAGTAAGAAAGATCGCCGAGATGAAGATGCCGGACTTAAATGCTGCCACTATAGAAGCCGCCGAGAGAATGATCGCCGGTACGGCAAGGAGCATGGGAATTGTAGTAGAGGACTAA
- the nusG gene encoding transcription termination/antitermination protein NusG, producing the protein MSEEAKWYVVHTYSGYENKVKANLEKIVENRNMQDYIFDIVVPMEEQIEIKDGKKKATLRKVFPGYVLVKMIMTDESWYVIRNTRGVTGFVGPGSKPVPLTDEEVKLMGVEEFTPDLDYAVGDSVRVDSGPLENFIGIVEEINYEKKKVRVSVSMFGRETPVELELTQIQKI; encoded by the coding sequence ATGTCTGAGGAAGCAAAATGGTATGTGGTACATACCTATTCCGGTTATGAAAATAAGGTGAAGGCTAACCTGGAAAAGATCGTGGAAAACAGGAATATGCAGGATTACATTTTCGATATTGTTGTTCCTATGGAAGAGCAAATTGAAATTAAGGATGGAAAGAAGAAAGCCACCCTTAGGAAAGTGTTTCCTGGTTATGTCCTGGTGAAAATGATCATGACAGATGAGTCTTGGTATGTCATAAGAAATACCAGGGGAGTAACCGGATTTGTTGGTCCGGGATCAAAGCCTGTGCCTTTGACTGATGAAGAAGTAAAGTTGATGGGAGTGGAGGAATTTACTCCTGATCTGGATTATGCTGTGGGAGACAGCGTAAGAGTTGATTCCGGTCCTCTTGAGAACTTCATTGGAATTGTTGAAGAAATTAATTATGAAAAGAAAAAGGTAAGAGTATCAGTATCCATGTTCGGCAGGGAAACTCCTGTTGAGTTGGAGCTCACTCAGATTCAGAAGATATAA